CGCGGCCAGGAAGTTACCGATACCGGCTCGCCGATCCGCGTTCCCGTCGGCGCCGGCACGCTCGGCCGCATCATGAACGTGATCGGTGAGCCGATCGATGAAGCCGGCCCGATTGCTTCGGACGGCACGCGTCCGATCCACGCCGAGGCGCCGACCTATACCGACCAGGCCACGGAAGCTGAAATTCTGGTCACCGGCATCAAGGTCGTCGACCTGCTGGCGCCCTACGCCAAGGGCGGCAAGATCGGCCTGTTCGGCGGCGCCGGCGTCGGCAAGACCGTGCTGATTCAGGAGCTGATCAACAACGTCGCGAAGGCGCACGGCGGTTATTCGGTGTTCGCCGGCGTCGGCGAGCGGACCCGCGAAGGCAATGACCTCTATCATGAGTTCATCGAATCCAAGGTCAACGCCGATCCGCACAATCCCGATCCGAGCGTCAAATCGAAGTGCGCCCTGGTGTTCGGACAGATGAACGAGCCGCCCGGCGCCCGCATGCGCGTCGCGCTGTCGGGTCTGACGGTCGCCGAGAATTTCCGCGATCAGGGCCAGGACGTGCTGTTCTTCATCGACAACATCTTCCGCTTCACGCAAGCCGGCTCGGAAGTGTCGGCGCTGCTCGGCCGTATTCCTTCCGCGGTGGGCTACCAGCCGACGCTCGCGACCGACATGGGCGCGCTGCAGGAGCGCATCACGACCACGCACAAGGGCTCGATCACCTCGGTGCAGGCGATCTACGTGCCGGCCGACGACTTGACCGACCCGGCGCCCGCGACCTCGTTCGCGCATTTGGACGCCACCACCGTGCTGAACCGCGCGATCTCGGAAAAGGGCATCTATCCGGCGGTGGACCCGCTCGACTCGACTTCGCGCATGCTCTCCCCGCTGATCGTCGGCGAAGAGCACTATCAGACCGCGCGTATGGTTCAGCAGGTGCTGCAGCGTTACAAGTCGCTGCAGGACATCATCGCGATTCTCGGCATGGACGAATTGTCGGAAGAGGACAAAATCGCCGTCGCCCGCGCCCGCAAGATCGAGCGCTTCCTGTCGCAGCCGTTCCACGTGGCCGAAATCTTCACCGGCTCGCCGGGCAAGTTCGTCGACCTCGCCGACACCATCAAGGGCTTCCGCGCCATCTGTGAAGGCAAGTACGATCACCTTCCGGAGGCCGCCTTCTACATGGTCGGTGCTATCGAAGAAGCCGTCGAAAAGGGCAAGAAGCTCGCGGCGGAAGCTGCGTAAGCATTGCTAACGCTACGCCGTCACCCTGAGGTGCGAGCGTAGCGAGCCTCGAAGGGCGACTTCTTTCATCCTTCGAGGGCCGCAACGGCGGCCACCTCAGGATGACGACCGCCTTTGTAGTTAGCGCGAAACGGATTTTCCGATGGCCACCTTCCACTTCGATCTGGTTTCACCCGAAAAGCTCGCCTTCTCCGGCGAAGTCGATCAGGTTGACGTCCCCGGCGTGGAAGGCGATTTCGGCGTGCTGGCCGGACATGCGCCTGTTGTGGCCGCGGTCCGCCCGGGTATCCTCACCATCACCGCCGGCGGCGCGCATCAGAAGATCATCGTGCTCGGCGGCCTCGCCGAAATGTCGGAGAAGGGCCTCACCGTGCTCGCTGACGTCGCCACCTCGACGGCCGACCTCGACCGCGCACAGTTCGCCGAGACCATCGCCGAGATGGAAGCCAAGCTTGCGGAGAAGGAAGGCTCGGAGCTCGATCATGCGCTCGAGCGGCTGGACCACTTCAAGAGCATCCAGCAGGAACTCAGTTCGACGGCTATGCACTAGGCCCCGGAGCAACACGCGCCGGGGCGCATTGAAGGCCCGAATCAATTCAGCGCCCGTCACATCGTGACGGGCGCTTTTTTGCGTTTTGCTGTTACCGCTGTAGTTGCGCACGGGTAGTTCTGACGGCATTCTGCCGGTGCATATTTTGTCCGGGGCTGTTTTTCATGAAACGCAAGATCGCGGCGATTTTTGCGGCCGATATTGCCGGCTACAGCCGACTGGTTGCCGAGGACGAAGAAGAGACGCTGCGCCGTCTGGCATCCTATCGCCAGGTGACCGACGATTTCATCGCCAAAGGCGGCGGCCGGATCTTCAACACCGCGGGTGACGCCGTCCTCGCCGAATTTCCCAGCGCGGTCGAAGCCGTGCGCTGTGCGATCGATATCCAGGAAAGCCTGCGCACCCGGAACATGGCGTATCCGCCGAGCCGGCAGATGGCGTTTCGCATCGGCATTACCATCGGCGATGTGGTCGAGCGCGACGGCGATCTGCTCGGGGATGGCGTCAACATCGCGGCGCGCCTCGAGGGGCTCGCCGAGGTCGGCGGCATCTGCGTCTCGCGCGCGGTGCATGAGCAGGTCGTCAACAAGCTGTCGGTGCAGTTCGCCGATATCGGCGCGCAGGAAGTAAAGAACATCCCGACGCCGGTGCACGCCTATATGGTGGCGATGCGGCGCGAGGACGGGACCTATTCGATCCCGCAAGTCAAGAAGCCCGCCAAGGCTTCGGGATCGCAGCCGACCTGGATGTGGCCGGTCGCGGTGACGCTGGTCAGCCTGGCCGCGATCGGCGCCGGCGGTTTTCTCTATTTCACCAAGCTGGAGACGCAGGCCGTCAAGGTTGCGGCGCCGGCGCCCAACGTCAGTCCGGCGCCTTCGGCTGTGCCCGCGGCTGCATCAACTCCGGCCCCGACAGCCGCGACGTCCTCGCCGCCGCCGGCACCGCCAGCGCCTTCCCCGCCGCCGATCGGTTCGACGGAGAAATTCGCGGCCGCGAATGTCCCGTTCGTCAGCGATAAAGCCCGCACGTCGCTTGCCGGCGAATATGCGGGGGCGGCGAACTTCAAGGCGTTCTCGCTCAACATCGGCGGGATCAGCGCGTGGGTTACCGCGCAACCGAGTGAAGAGGCTGCCAGGACCGCCGCCGTCGAGCAATGTCAGAAGCGGGCGGATACCGCGCAGTCGCCGAGAAAATGTGAGCTCTACGCCGTCGGCGACGACGTCGTTTACGCGCACGGCAAGCCGCCGGTGCCGCCGTTGCCCTGGGTCAGGCATGACACGGCGACCGAACAGCCATTTGCGGCCAAGGACGTGCCGCTCACGCGCGACGCGGGTAGGACGAGGTTTGAGAATGTCTATGTGCCGGGCCGAAAAACCAAGACCATCGCGCTAGGCCCCGGCGGTGCGTTTTTCTTTCTCACCGCCATGGATTCGGTGGATGAGGCCATGCGGCGATCCCTCGAATCGTGCGGCGCCATCGCCGGCGTTCCCTGCATGATTGTCGCGCTCAATGAGAATTTCGTCGTGCCGATCCCGACCACATTGAGGGTCACCGGTTTCTTCAAGGTTGCCGGTAACGGGGTGATCAGCCCCGAAGCCCGCGACGATGTCGCGCACCGGATGGCCGATGCGACCAGTGGCTGGAACGCAATCGCTGTGGGCGCGGCCGGCCGGCCGGGGCTTGGATTGAAGGCGGCCTCCGAACAGGCCGCGGTGAATGGCGCGCTCGCCGACTGCGTCAAGCGAGACAGCGATTGCCATGTCATTGCGATCGGCCCGTTCTCTGTCGGACCGAACTAGACCGCAGAGCCCGCGGTCCAGCTTCGTTACGTGTGGCGGAACTCTCCGCGCGCGGCCGGTTGTCGGGGCGCCTCGAGGTCGCTTTGCCGCCAGCTGGTGGCCAGCAGCATGAACAACGCGCGATAACCCTGATATCGTGCCGCGGGACGGCTCTTCTCCCGCCCGCCCATTATCAAGATACCGCTCTGATCGCGCAGCTGCCACTCCCAGGCCCGCCGGCGCTTGATGACAGTCACTTCCTTCATGTCAGACAAAACATCTCGCAGTGCAGGTTATTCCGGGCGCCATCCGTGGACCCAATGGCACTCTAGTGTGTACGAGCAGAGCGGGTGTCGGTTGCAAAAAAAGCGTGAGCGAATCGAGAAAAATTCAGGTCGGTTCTGATTCAGTCAACAGCACGGCCCGCAGCGGGCCCCGCGAATTCGGCAAACAGCCGCGCCACCGTTCGGTAGACGTCGCGCCGGAACGGCACCACGAGGTCGGCGACGCGGTCAAGCCGCTCCCAGCGCCAGCTGTCGAACTCGGCCGGCTGCCCGTTGCGCGGGGTCAGCGGATCGATCTCGTCGTCGCGCCCGGTGTAACGCAAGGCGAACCATTTCTGCCGTTGCCCACGGAATTTGGCGAGGCGGTGGGCGGGCGGTCCGTCATAGGGCGGGAACTCGTAGTTCATCCAGTCGGTCTCGCCGAGATGGTCGGCCCGGCTTACCCCGGTCTCTTCCCAGAGCTCGCGCATGACCGCATCGCGGGGGTTCTCGTCGGCATCGATGCCGCCCTGTGGCATCTGCCATTCGAGGCCGGGCAGAATGATTTCCGGCCCGTCGTCCCGGAAACGGCGGCCGATCAGCACCTGGCCGGCGTTGTTGAACAAGGCGATCCCCACATTGGGGCGATAGGGTTTCTCGGACATGGTGTTTAAAAGAATTGGCGTTTCGAGACGTGATCCCGGTTCGCGTTCGGAAAATGCGTCAAAAACAGCGTCAGTTGCCCGCGAGGCCGGAAAATTCCTTCACCACGCGCTCGTAGACCGGCCGCTTGAACGGAACGATCAGCTCCGGCAGGTTCTTCATCGGCTCCCAGCGCCAACTGACGAACTCGGCCTTGTGGCCGCCCCCGGGGGTCGCGACGTTGATCTCGCTGTCCTTGCCCGTGAAGCGCACGGCGAACCATTTCTGCCGCTGCCCGCGGTAGCGGCCCTTCCAGGTGCGGCCGGCGACGGTGCGCGGAATATCGTAGATCAGCCAGTCGGCGACTTCGCCGAGCTTCTCCACCGAGCGGACGCTGGTTTCCTCGTAGAGTTCGCGCTTTGCCGCGGACCAGGTATCTTCGCCGGGATCGACGCCGCCCTGCGGCATCTGCCAGACGTGGCTTTCATCGACATGTTCGATGCCGCCGGCGCGGCGGCCGATGAAGACCAGCCCCGCTGCGTTGATCAGCATCATGCCGACGCAGGTCCGGTAAGGCAGGTCTTCGTAGCGCGCCATTCCGTCAGGGCTCCTTACGGCACAATCGGTCGAACCGGCGTGGTCCGGAAGGCCCGGATGGCCGTCATCGGGTCGATCTCTAGCCTGATTTTGATTTCAGCATCGCCGTTGTCAATGGCACAAGCATGATGCCACGGCTATCGAGAGTCTTGATCCAGGCGGCAATCCGCTCGATCGAAATCGGCAGGGCCGAGGCCACGCCGACGGCGAGCCCGCGTTCCTTGGCGAGCGTTTCGAGCTTGATCAGGGTGCGGTCGATTTCGGCCGAGGTCGGCACCGCGTCGATGGTGAAATCGGCCTTGGCGAACGGCATCGCCTGACCCGCCGCCAGTGACGATGCGACGCTGCGCGGCGTGGAACCGTCGTCGAGGTAGCCAAGGCCGCGTTTGGCGGCCTCGCGCATGATCGGCTGCATCACGGCGTCGGTTGCCAGGAAGCGCGCGCCCATGAAATTGGCGATCCCCGCATAGCCCTGGAACCGGCTCAGGTGCCAGTACAGGCGGTCAATATTCTGCTCCGGCGGCAGGCTCGTCAGCAGGGTCTGCGGGCCGGGGTCGTTGTCGGGATAGTCGAACGGCTCCATCGGGACCTGTAGCAGGATCTCGTGGCGCTGGGCGCGGGCCCGTTCGGCGAGCTTGGTGGGGTCGGCCCCGTAAGGCGTGAACGCCAGCGTCACGGCCGGCGGCAGCTTCATGATGGCGTCGGCCGTCTTGGCGGCGCCAACGCCGAGGCCGCCGACGACGATGGCGACCACCGGCATCTTGGCCGCCTTGGCGCGGTCGGTGTCGGCCGCATAGACGGTGAACGGCTTCAGGCCGTCGGCGACGACGGGGATCATGCCGTAGCGTGTTTTCTCCAGCAGCCGCGGATCGATGCCGGCCATGACGGCGGCAGGCGCGGCCTCGGTGTCGGTCTTGCCGGCCGCATCACCGCCAATCACGACATCCTGGCGCTTGCCGCTGGAGCCGTCGATGATCGTGACGGTCTTGTTCTCGCCGGCGGCGGCGGGCCTGGATTCGACCTTCGCCGCCGGTTCGGCCTGATGGCTGGCGGTCGCCGTGGCGGGCTTCTCGTCCGCCGCCGTTGTAGTTGCCTCGGGCTTGCGCAGGGCGATATGGGCGACCGGCTCGCCGCCCAGCGGATTGTCGGTGAAAAGCGCTGTTGTAACGAAGGCGACCAGGAACAGGCCGAGCAGCACTGCGAGTGCCTGCATTGCCGAGAACGGCAGCCGAAACCGGCGCTTATGGCGCTCCGGTTTCTGTCCGAGCGGCGTGCTCAGTTCGTCGGCCGTCTCCGTCATGAACCTCCCCGAATCAATTCGAAACCGCTCCGAATCAATCCGAACGACGATACCACGATGGGCTCAGATCGAGCGCCCGCGCCGCGCCCAAAAAGCGATCGGTCCGGCGTTTCCGGAAAGCCGGAACCCGCCAACAAAAAGGGCGGCCCGAAGGCCGCCCTTTTCACTGATATCGGACTGATGCCGGACTTGGCAGGATCAGTTCGCTGCCTTATTGGCCGGCTTGTCGGCCGAGGCCTTGTCGCCGGTGGCCGGCGCGGGGACCGCGGCGGTGGACTTGATGCCGTGCAGCAGGTCGGCGGCAGTCTTCAGCGCCTTGTCGTCCTTGGCGTCCGGCGGCACGTAGGATTGCGAGCCGGTCTTCTCGTCGCCGTCATTCTTCAAATGGCCGCGCAGCGAGGCCTCACCCTTGGTGTCGGTGCGCGACTTCAGCTCGTCCGGCACATCCTGCAGCACCTCGATATCGGGCACGATACCCTTGGCCTGGATCGACTTGCCGGACGGCGTGTAGTAGCGCGCGGTGGTCAGACGGAGCGCGCCGTTGCCGCTGCCGAGCGGGATGATGGTCTGCACCGAACCCTTGCCGAACGAGCGGGTGCCGACCAGCGTCGCGCGCTTGTGGTCCTGCAGCGCGCCGGCGACGATTTCGGATGCCGAAGCCGAGCCGCCGTTGATCAGCACGATCACCGGCTTGCCCTTGGTCAGGTCGCCCGGATGGGCGGCGCGGCGCTGGGTTTCCTCGGCGTTGCGGCCACGGGTCGAGACGATCTCGCCGCGATCCAGGAAGGCGTCGGAAACGGTGACCGCTTCCTCGAGCAGCCCGCCCGGGTTGTTGCGGAGATCGATGATGTAGCCCTTGAGCTTGTCGCCGATCTGGTTCGACAGATTGCCGATCTCGCGCTTCAGGCCTTCGGTGGTCTGCTCGTTGAAGGTGGTGACGCGGATATAGGCGATGTCGTCGCCCTCGACGCGGGCGCGGACCGAGCGGACGCGGATATTGTCGCGCACCAGCGTGACTTCGATCGGATTGTCCTGACCCTTGCGGATGATCTTGAGGCGGATCTTGGTGTTGACCGGGCCGCGCATTTTCTCGACCGCCTGGTTGAGGGTGAGACCCTGCACGGCTTCGTCGTCGAGATTGGTGATGATGTCGTTGGCCATGATGCCGGCCTTGGAGGCGGGCGTGTCGTCGATCGGCGAGACCACCTTGATCAGGCCGTCTTCCATCGTGACCTCGATGCCGAGCCCGCCGAACTCACCGCGGGTCTGCACCTGCATGTCGCGAAAACTCTTGGCGTCCATGTAGCTGGAATGCGGATCGAGGCCGGCCAGCATCCCGGAGATCGCGGACTCGACCAGCTTCGAGTCGTCGGGCTTCTCGACATAGTCGCTGCGCACGCGCTCGAAGACGTCGCCGAACAGATTGAGCTGGCGATAGGTGTCCGAGGTCGCGGCACGCGCGCTCGATCCCATCAGCACGGCGCGAGGCTGCGTGATGAAGAGCGTCAAAGCCGCGCCGGCGGCGGCGCTGAGGAGAATTACAGAAGTCTTGCGCATCATCCGCGAACCTTTTCGCCTTCATTTGCGGCCCACCATGGGCCTGGATCGATTGGAGTGCCGTCCTTACGGAACTCGACATAGAGCACGGGCTGACTCGCGGTCGTTGCGAGAATGGATGCAACCAGGGATGTCGACCCCATGGTCGCGACCGGCTCCCCCGTAAGTACAAACTGGCCGATGTTTACCGAAATGCGCTCCATCCCGGCGATCAGCACATGATACCCGCCCCCGGCATTCAGGATCAAGAGTTGTCCGTAGCTGCGGAAGGGTCCGGCGTAAACAACCCAACCGTCACACGGGGTTGTGACCTGCGCGCCGGTCCGGGTTGCCAAAGAAATGCCTTTTTCGACGCCACCCGCACCATCGGAACCGCCAAAATCGCGAATCTTGGAGCCGTTGACCGGAAATGCGAGCAACCCCTTGGCGGAGGCAAAGGCGATCGCCGGGCTGAGCCGCGCGGGATCCTTTAGCGCACCCAGATTGGGCTTGCCGTTCGGGGTCGCAGGCGCCCCCTGCAGACTGGCCGTTGCGGCCGCTTTGGCCGCGCTCTTGAGGTCCTGCTCCATCTTGGCGATCAGGCCCTGCAGACTGTCGACTTGTTTGGACAGCGTGATGGCGCGCGCGCCTTCGGCTTCCATGTCCTTTTCGATCGCGCTCTGCTTGCGTTGCCGTTCGTCGACCAGTGCGGCCAGCCGCACCTGATCGTCCTTCGACTTGTCGCGGTCGCGCGCCAGCGCGTCACGCTCGGTCGCAATGGTCTTGCGCAGCGCGACCAGTTCGCCGAGATCGCTGGAGAGTTTTTCCGCGCGTCCGCGCAGTTCGGGCACGACCGCGCCGAGCAGCATCGCGGTGCGCAGCGATTGCAGTGCGTCCTCGGGCCGAACCAGCAATGCCGGCGGCGTGCGCCGGCCGGCACGCTGCAACGCTGCCAGCACCTCGACGATTTCGGAGCGGCGTGAATCGAGCGACGCCCGTATCTGCTGCTCGCGGGCGTCGAGCGGGCGCAGCCGCGCCTCGGCGTCGGCGATGCGGGTCTCGACGCCGCGCACCCCTGCTGCGATGTCGATCAGTTGCTGGTTGAGTTTTGAACGATCCTGTCCGATTGCCGCGATATCGGCTTTCAGTTTTTCCTGCAGCTCGGCGGCTTTCCGCTGCTGTTCGCGGGCGGCTTGCAGTTCCTGCTCGCGCTGCTTGATGATGTCGGGTGAGACGGCCGCCGCCTGCGGCGCGGGCGCCGCCACTTGCGCCGCGGCCGGCGCGAGGGCCGCGCTTGTCAGGCTCAAGAGGCCCGCGGACAACAACACCAGGGAACGCCCCGCCGGCAGCGCCAAAGCCCGCCTGTGGCGGGCGGCATCCGGGCGCGGGTGAATGTTCGGCGGAGAGTGCATTCGGGCCTAATCAGCGCTTTCTGTATTCATGCCACCGTGCCTTCAGACGCGATGATAGGGATGGCCGGCCAAAATGGTCGCGGCGCGGTAAATCTGTTCCAGAAGCATGACGCGAACCATTTGATGCGGCCAGGTCGCCGAGCCGAACGCAATGCGCAACTTTGCCTTGCGCTGCAAATCGGGCGAAAGTCCGTCCGCACCCCCGATCGTGAAAATAGTGCTGGCGACCTGATCGTCGCGCCAGCGGCCGAGTTGCTGGGCGAAGCTTGCACTGTCGACGCTCTTGCCGCGCTCGTCGAGCGCCACCAGTACGGACTTTTCGGGGATCGCGGCCGAAATCGCCGCCGCTTCCTCGGCTACTCGGGTCGCCGCATCGCGGGCGCGGCTTTCCGGGATCTCGTGAATCTCGAGGCCGCGAAAGCCGAGCTTGCGGCCGATATCGTCGAAGCGCTCGCGATAGCGCTCGGCCAGTTCCCGCTCCGGGCCCTGCTTCAGCCGGCCGATTGCAACCACGACAAGACGCATCAGAAGATCCGGCGCATGAGAGAATGCTCCGGCACGCGCGCGTTATGCCGCGCGCATGCAAACTACATGCGCTCCCGCCGATTCGCATCGGCGCAGGAACTCAGATCGCCTTCGCTGCCGCCGGGCTTTGCGTCCACAACCTTTCCAGATTGTAGAACTCGCGCACCTCGGGCCTGAACACGTGCACGATCACATCGCCGGAATCGATCAGCACCCAGTCGCAGTTGGGCATGCCCTCGACATGAATGCTCTTGATGCCGGTTTCCTTCAGCGCCTTGGTGACATTTTCCGCGATCGCGCCGACGTGGCGGTTGACCCGTCCCGTGGTGACGATCATGTAGTCGGAATATGCAGATTTGCCGCGAAGGTCGATGGTGACCGTTTCTTCCGCCTTCATATCGTCGAGGCGGGAGAGGATCATATTCAGCGTCTTGTCGGCGTCGGGTTGCGCCTTCAAGGCCGCAGCTTTTGTCGATGTTTTACGCGGGGTTTTGGCAGCTGACTTGGTAGCCTTGGAAACCTTGGGTAAAACAGACTTGGACAATACAGATGTGGCCAGGGACCATTCCTTTCACTGTATCGCGGACGCCGAATCCTGACGTCCACGGGCTATATTAGACATGTGGGGTTAATGGTTTCAATATTCCAGTGAACCCCACCTGCCGGTTGTGACCCGACTGTCACTTCTTTGCCTTCCAGCTTCCGTCCGGGTTTCGCAGTCCGGTCGACGACAGGCTCGATTTCATGCCGGTGAGGAAAGCCCAGGCGGGGGCCTGCTGATCTGCTAGCCGGGTCGCCTGATTCTCAGGCAGCCGATAGCGCGCCAGCGCCTGTGCGGCGGGTGCTGCGAGCGCCCGGAAACTCTGGGGCGGACGGTCGATCACGGCGATCGGAACCTCGGAGGCAATGCGCCGCCAGTTCTGCCAGCGATGGAACTGCGCAAGGTTGTCAGCGCCCATGATCCAGACGAAGCGCAGGCCGGAAGCACGGCGGCGCAGGTAAGAAATGGTGTCGACAGTGTAACGGACGCCGATGACAGCTTCGAGACAACTGATGTCGATTCGCGGATCGTCGGCCATTTGGCGCGCGGCATCCATCCGCGCATCGAGATCGTTCAGCGCGTCCCCGGACTTGAGCGGATTGCCGGGGGTCACCAGCCACCAGACGCGGTCGAGCTTCAGTCGCTTGATCGCGAACAGGCTGATGGCGCGGTGCGCCTCGTGCGGTGGATTGAAGGAACCGCCGAGCAGCCCGATCCGCATGCCATTGCTGTAGAGCGGGATTGCCTGCGAGACGGATTGCGACGCGACCGAAGCTGGCTTCAACGCGGCCACCGCGTGCGTTCGCCGGAAAAAGTAGGTGCGTTCACGGTCGCGTCTGCCCGGTGCCGTGAACGCGATACTTGAAGCTGGTCAGTTGCTCGGCGCCGACCGGGCCGCGGGCGTGGAACTTGCCGGTGGCAATGCCGATCTCGGCGCCGAAGCCGAACTCGCCGCCATCGGCGAACTGCGTCGAGGCGTTGTGCAGCACGATCGCGGAATCGACCTCGTTGAGGAATCTCTGCGCGGCAGCTGCGTCTTCGGTCACGATCGCATCGGTGTGGTGCGAGCCGTGATCGTGAATATGCGCGATCGCTTCATCGAGCCCGTTGACGACGCGGGCTGCGATGATCGCGTCCTCATATTCGGTGTCCCAGTCCTCGTCGGAGGCGGGCTTTACCCTGCTATCGGCGTGCTGCACGGCCGCGTCACCGCGCACTTCGCAGCCCGCATCGATCAGCATTTCAACCAGCGGCTTCAGGCTTGCCGCAGCACCGGCCCGATCGACCAGCAAGGTCTCGGCGGCGCCGCAGACGCCCGGACGGCGCATCTTGGCGTTGAGCACGATCTTCTTCGCCATTTCGAGATTGGCGGAGCGATCGACATAGACGTGGTTGACGCCTTCGAGATGCGCGAACACCGGCACGCGGGCTTCGGCCTCGACGCGCGCGACGAGGCTCTTGCCGCCGCGCGGCACGATCACGTCGATGCCGCCGTTCAGTCCGGTCAGCAAGAGGCCGACCGCCGCGCGATCGCGCGTCGGCACCAGCGTGATGGCAGCTTCCGGCAGACCCGCCTCGCGCAGACCCTGCACCAGGCAGTCATGGATGGCGCGGCAGGAGCGGAAGCTGTCGGAGCCGCCGCGCAGGATCACGGCGTTGCCGGATTTCAGGCACAGCACGCCGGCGTCGGCGGCGACGTTGGGGCGGCTTTCGAAAATGACGGCGATGACGCCGAGCGGCACCCGCACGCGTTCGATGGTCATGCCGTTCGGGCGCTGCCAGCTTTCGGTGACGGTGCCGATCGGATCGGCGATCCCGCGTATGGTGGCGACGCCATCGGCCATCGCGTCGATGCGCGCCGGCGTCAGCGTCAGGCGGTCGATGAAGGCGGACGTCGCGCCGCCGGCGCGAACCTCAGCGACATCCTCGGCATTGGCGGCGAGAATGGCCGGCGCGCTGGTGCGGATGGCGCGCTCCATCGCCTCAAGCGCCCTGTTCTTCTGTTCGGGCGAGGCAAGCGCCAGCACCCGCGCGGCGGCGCGGGCACGGGCAGCGAGTTCGGTCATCAAGACAGGCAGATCGGCGTTGCCGTCGATTGCCTTCAGCGGCGCGGTCATCGGAGGTCTCGGGTTTTCGTTAAGGCCATGTTCTAGCATGGAAATCGGAGCCTTGGCGAGGTCTGGAACCGGCATGGCAGCCGGGCGGTGCGGGGGTGACGGCGGCTGGGCCGCTTTTCTCGGTCCCTGGATTTGCTGAATTGTAGCTTAGGCGCCCGGCGTGCGGGAAGCGGAAGCTATCTGGTGGGGCGGCAAGCCGATCAAGATCAAATTTCATCGCTCTAACGACCTGCTGCGAGGACTCATCATTGATCAGAATCTCGACGACCATGGTTTCGACGGATTGCGCCGATGGGTTGAACGGAAGATAAATTTCGTCGTGATCGATTCCTACACTGGCGAAGATATCACTCGGATGATGCGGGCTTGAGAGCCGCCCGTCGACCCCGCGTGCGCGATGCCGGTATCTCGGCATGCTTCCGCCGCTTTCGTTTGTCGACCGACGCAACGGTGATGCGGCGATCTATCTCACCACCGACGAAGACAGTTCACCCGAAATCCAGTTCGAGGAAGGTCAGCGCTGCATCGATTGGACTTGCAGCCGGCCCCGCAATGCCCCGGCATTGCTCCGCAATGCCGCGGCTCGCCGCGCCTGTTAACCACGAAACGGATCTGCGGATGAAAGATACGAAAATTTAAGATAAATTGAATCAATCGGCGGGTCGACGTGTGTTGTAAATTTTCATTCTACCGGCGCGGTAGAAAGAATCACACATGAAGCCTCTTTTGTTGGCTGCCATCGTTATGACGGTGGCAAGCGGCCCAGCATGGGCTCAATCATCGACAGGGTCGGGCGTCGGCATTGCCAGATCGACTTCGAGCTCGCAGGCGATCTCGGGGCAGGGCGGTTCGGCGAAGATCATCAGTAGCAGCACCGTGCCGGCCGATCAGACGGTCAGGAACGTACCGAGCGTTTTCGCACCAGGCTTGGCCGCGGCCGGGCTCGAAACGTGCCTCGGGTCGGTTTCCGGCGGCGGCGCCTTTATCGGGACCGGATTTAGTTTCGGCTCTTCGATCCCTGATGCCAGCTGCGCGGCGCGGCTCGATGCGCGGACGCTGTGGAGTTTTGGCCTGAAGAAGGCCGCGGTAGCGCGGCTTTGCCTTA
The Bradyrhizobium sp. KBS0727 genome window above contains:
- the atpD gene encoding F0F1 ATP synthase subunit beta gives rise to the protein MAAPANQTGHITQVIGAVVDVQFEGHLPAILNAIETRNAGNRLVLEVAQHLGESTVRTIAMDTTEGLVRGQEVTDTGSPIRVPVGAGTLGRIMNVIGEPIDEAGPIASDGTRPIHAEAPTYTDQATEAEILVTGIKVVDLLAPYAKGGKIGLFGGAGVGKTVLIQELINNVAKAHGGYSVFAGVGERTREGNDLYHEFIESKVNADPHNPDPSVKSKCALVFGQMNEPPGARMRVALSGLTVAENFRDQGQDVLFFIDNIFRFTQAGSEVSALLGRIPSAVGYQPTLATDMGALQERITTTHKGSITSVQAIYVPADDLTDPAPATSFAHLDATTVLNRAISEKGIYPAVDPLDSTSRMLSPLIVGEEHYQTARMVQQVLQRYKSLQDIIAILGMDELSEEDKIAVARARKIERFLSQPFHVAEIFTGSPGKFVDLADTIKGFRAICEGKYDHLPEAAFYMVGAIEEAVEKGKKLAAEAA
- a CDS encoding F0F1 ATP synthase subunit epsilon; the encoded protein is MATFHFDLVSPEKLAFSGEVDQVDVPGVEGDFGVLAGHAPVVAAVRPGILTITAGGAHQKIIVLGGLAEMSEKGLTVLADVATSTADLDRAQFAETIAEMEAKLAEKEGSELDHALERLDHFKSIQQELSSTAMH
- a CDS encoding RNA pyrophosphohydrolase; the protein is MSEKPYRPNVGIALFNNAGQVLIGRRFRDDGPEIILPGLEWQMPQGGIDADENPRDAVMRELWEETGVSRADHLGETDWMNYEFPPYDGPPAHRLAKFRGQRQKWFALRYTGRDDEIDPLTPRNGQPAEFDSWRWERLDRVADLVVPFRRDVYRTVARLFAEFAGPAAGRAVD
- a CDS encoding RNA pyrophosphohydrolase produces the protein MARYEDLPYRTCVGMMLINAAGLVFIGRRAGGIEHVDESHVWQMPQGGVDPGEDTWSAAKRELYEETSVRSVEKLGEVADWLIYDIPRTVAGRTWKGRYRGQRQKWFAVRFTGKDSEINVATPGGGHKAEFVSWRWEPMKNLPELIVPFKRPVYERVVKEFSGLAGN
- a CDS encoding adenylate/guanylate cyclase domain-containing protein — encoded protein: MKRKIAAIFAADIAGYSRLVAEDEEETLRRLASYRQVTDDFIAKGGGRIFNTAGDAVLAEFPSAVEAVRCAIDIQESLRTRNMAYPPSRQMAFRIGITIGDVVERDGDLLGDGVNIAARLEGLAEVGGICVSRAVHEQVVNKLSVQFADIGAQEVKNIPTPVHAYMVAMRREDGTYSIPQVKKPAKASGSQPTWMWPVAVTLVSLAAIGAGGFLYFTKLETQAVKVAAPAPNVSPAPSAVPAAASTPAPTAATSSPPPAPPAPSPPPIGSTEKFAAANVPFVSDKARTSLAGEYAGAANFKAFSLNIGGISAWVTAQPSEEAARTAAVEQCQKRADTAQSPRKCELYAVGDDVVYAHGKPPVPPLPWVRHDTATEQPFAAKDVPLTRDAGRTRFENVYVPGRKTKTIALGPGGAFFFLTAMDSVDEAMRRSLESCGAIAGVPCMIVALNENFVVPIPTTLRVTGFFKVAGNGVISPEARDDVAHRMADATSGWNAIAVGAAGRPGLGLKAASEQAAVNGALADCVKRDSDCHVIAIGPFSVGPN
- a CDS encoding divergent polysaccharide deacetylase family protein → MTETADELSTPLGQKPERHKRRFRLPFSAMQALAVLLGLFLVAFVTTALFTDNPLGGEPVAHIALRKPEATTTAADEKPATATASHQAEPAAKVESRPAAAGENKTVTIIDGSSGKRQDVVIGGDAAGKTDTEAAPAAVMAGIDPRLLEKTRYGMIPVVADGLKPFTVYAADTDRAKAAKMPVVAIVVGGLGVGAAKTADAIMKLPPAVTLAFTPYGADPTKLAERARAQRHEILLQVPMEPFDYPDNDPGPQTLLTSLPPEQNIDRLYWHLSRFQGYAGIANFMGARFLATDAVMQPIMREAAKRGLGYLDDGSTPRSVASSLAAGQAMPFAKADFTIDAVPTSAEIDRTLIKLETLAKERGLAVGVASALPISIERIAAWIKTLDSRGIMLVPLTTAMLKSKSG